In Brachybacterium saurashtrense, the genomic stretch GGGCTCGCCCTCGTAGGTGACGCACAGGCCGGCCACCACCACGTCGATCCCGCGCTCCAGCAGCTCCTCGAGCACGGGCACGAGGGCCGGGCCGAAGAACTGCGCCTCGTCCAGCGCGAGCAGGTCGGGGCGCGCCCCGGCCATCGTCTCGCGCAGCTGCGCGGCATCGGCCAGCATCCGCGCCGGGGAGCTGCGACCGGCATGCGTGGACAGGCGCCCGGCGCCGCCGCGGTCGTCGAGCCGGTGGCCCACCACCTCGACGTGCAGGCCCGCCAGCTGCGCCCGGTGCACCCGGCGCAGCAGCTCCTCGGTCTTCCCGGCGAACATGGGCCCCGCGATCACGTGCAGGCAGCCGGCGTCGGCGCAGCGCATGCGGCCAGCGTACGACCCCGCGGCCGCCCCCGCGGTGCGCGGTACGGTGAGGCGATGAACGCCCGCCGCCCCTCCCCGCTGGCCGGCCGCCGGCCCACCCGGCAGGAGCTGGCCGCCTTCGCCACCGAGGATCCGGACGCGATCGACGACGTCCTCCCGGACCCGGAGCACGGCGAGACCCTGCGCCTGCTGATCGTGGGGATCAACCCCGGCCTCTGGACCGCCGCGGTCAACGCCCCCTTCGCCCGGCCCGGCAACCGCTTCTGGCCCTCGCTGCACCGGGCCGGGCTCACCGCCCGCGCGGTGGACGCCTCCTACGGCCTCGACCCCGCCGACGAGCGGGACCTGCGCGAACGCGGCATCGGGATCACGAACCTCCTGGGCCGGGCCACGGCGCGCGCGGACGAGCTCGGCCGGGAGGAGCTGCGCGAGGCCGGCCGCCGACTCGTGGCACGGATGGACACCCTGCGCCCCCGCACCGTCGCGATCGCCGGCATCACCGCCTTCCGCCTGGCCTACGACCTCCCCCGCGCCCGGCTGGGCCGGCAGGATCCGGCGCTGGTTCCGGGCTGGCCGGCGGAGGTCGCACTGCACGTGGTCCCCCAGCCCAGCGGTCTGAACGCGCACGCCACGGTCGACTCCCTCGCCGAGGACTGGCGGGCGGTGGCCGACAGCGCGGGTGTCCGGCGCGCGAACGGGGCCTGACCGCGCGGAGACGAGCCGGGGAAGGCCTGGAGGCACCTGCGGTCATCACGGGGGCTTTGGGCGGGCCATGGCTTAGAGTGCCGGGAAGGTCCCGCCCGGCGGGACGCCCCGAGCCCCGAGGAGACCACGGTGAGCTGCACCGAGCGCCCCGACATCCCCGACGACCACAAGCGGTTCTCCCTCGGCGAGGACTGGATCGCGACCCTGGTGGGGCTCGTGCTGTTCGGCGCGTGCATGGCCGGCCTGATCGCCCCGGAGCTGATCCCGTGAGCGCCGCGGAGCGCACCGGCGCCGCCGCGAGCGCCGCCGCCGGACACGGCACCGCCGCAGTGACCGGCACCGCAGAGGGGACCGGCACCGGCGACGGGACGGGCGGTGCCCCGTCCCCGCGGGCGGGGCTCGGGTGGACGGCGGCGGGCCTGGTGATCGTGGTGGGCCTCGCCGGGCTCGTCTCGGTGCTCACCGACCAGGTGCCGGCGCTCACCGAGGGCACCGGCTTCGGCAGGATCGCGAGGTCCATCGAGTACCCCGTGTACGCGATCGCCCTCGGCTTCGCCGCCAACGCCGTGCTCTCGGTGACCGGGGTGCGCCGGCGCATGGCCGCCGCGTTCCGCACCGAGCTGTTCATCAAGGTGGGCCTGGTGCTGCTGGGGGCGAGCGTGAACTTCGCCGTGGTGGTGCGGGCCGCCGGGCCCGCCGTGCTGCAGGCGGTGCTGCTGATCACCGTGGTGTTCGCGTTCACCTGGTGGTTCGCGGGCCTGCTCGGCGTGGACGACAGGCTCCGGGCGCTGCTCGCCTCGGCGCTGTCCATCTGCGGCGTCTCCGCCGCCGTGGCCGCGGCGGGCGCGGTCGAGGCGAAGAAGGAGCAGCTGGCGTACACCGCCACCCTGGTGATCGTCTTCGCGGTGCCGGCGATCTTCCTGCTGCCGTGGCTGGCCGGCCTGATGGGCCTCTCCCCCGCCGTGACCGGAGCCTGGATCGGCGGCAACATCGACACCACCGCCGCGGTCACCGCGGCCGGCGCGGTCGCCGGCGAGCAGCCGCTGCAGATCGCCTCGATCGTGAAGGTCACCCAGAACGCCCTGCTGGGCGTGGTCGCCGTGCTGCTCACCCTCTACTTCTCCGTCAAGGTCGCGGGCGATGCCGCCGGGGGCGCGCGCCGGTTCGGCGACCGACGCTCGCTGGCGATGCTCTGGCAGCGCTTCCCGAAGTTCGTGCTCGGCTTCCTGCTCGCCTCGGTCGTGGCCACCGTGCTGGCGGAGTCGATGCCCGCCGCGCTGCTCGAGCCGCGCCAGGACGCGGCCAAGGAGCTGCAGGTCTGGGCGCTCACCCTCGCCTTCGTCTCGATCGGCCTGGAGTTCGACGCGGGCAGCATCAAGGAGGCGGGCTGGAAGCCGATCGCGGTGTTCGCCGCCGCCACCCTCGTGAACCTGGTGGTGGGCCTGGGACTCGCCGTGCTCCTCTTCCGCGGATTCACCTTCTGAGCCCGCCCGTCGGCTCACCGGCCCCTCCCGCGCCGGGAACCGCCTCGCGGCGGGGTCGCCGCCCGGTCGGCGCCGTGGCCGGGAGGCCGCGGAATCGCTTGCGGCGCCCTGCCCCGCGTGGAATGGTTGAGCGGACCCAGGTGGGGCGCTGATGCCGAACCGGTCGTGAGGTGCCCCGCACGTCGAGCATGCTGGAGGTCCCTGTGAAACTGCCCTGGCTCACGCCCGTCCTCGACCGCCACGGTCCCCTCGTCTCGGTGCATCTCGACACCACGCGCACCGATCCCTCGGCGGCCTCCGAGCTCGAGGCACGGTGGGCGCAGATGCGCTCCCGGCTCGCGGCCGACGGCACTCCGTCGGCCCTGCTCGCCGAGATCGAGGAGTCCGTGCTGACCCCCTCGCCTCTCGGAGGCCGCCACGGGCGCTCGGTGTTCGCCTCCGACGACGGGATCCTCGTGGACCGGGTGCTGCCGGCGCCGCCGCTGCACGAATCCGCCCACCGCGGCGAGTTCCCGCAGCTGCTGCCGCTGCTGCAGCTGATCCCGTTCGCCGTGAGCCAGCTGCTGGTGGTGGTGGACCGCGCGGGAGCGGACCTGCACCTGAGGGCGCCGGAGAACCCCTCGATCGCGCACGGACCGAACGGGCTCGGCGAGGACGCGACGGTGGAGGGCGGCCACGACGTCCTGCACAAGGCGAGCGTGGGCGGAGGGCCGCAGCACGGCTGGCGGGCCGACAACTTCGAGGCCCGGGTGGAGGACTCCTGGGAGCGCAACGCCGACGCCGTGGCCGAGGCGGTCGAGCGGGTCCTGCGCACGCGGAACGTCGACATGGTGATGGTCAGCGGGGACGTGCGGGCGCTGGGACTGCTCCGCGACGCCCTGGGGCGGGAGACCCGTGAGCGGCTGATCGAGGTCTCCGGCGGCTCCCGCGGCGCCCCGCTGGACCGGGGCCCGTTCCGCGAGGAGATCGGCCGCGCCACCGAGGAGTTCATCGCGGGGCGGCAGCGCGACCTCGCCGAGCGGTTCCACGAGAGCCAGGCCCGCGACGGCGCCTCCGTCGGCGGCGCGGCAGAGGTCTCCCAGGCCCTCGCCCGCGGCCAGGTCGAGGAGCTGGTGTTCGTCAGCGGGCACGAGCCAGCCGGCATCGAGGAGCTGCTGCGCGCCGCACTCGCCACCGACGCCGCCGTGTCCGCACTGCGCGAGGAGACCGCGAGGATCCCCGAGGGCGTGGGGGCGCTGCTGCGCTGGCGCGACGGGACCACGCCGTCCAACAGCATCGGGTCGATGTCCGGCGACTCCCGGCGGGAGTGACCCGGCCGCGGCCCGAGGCCGGGGCCCTCCGGCCGGCGGTCCCAGGCGCCTCGGCCCCCACCCCGTGCGGCGCGCGCCGCACGGGGTGATCCTCCACGCTCGGCGGCCGGGCGCGCGGGCGCGCCGTGTAGACTGGCCCGCGGCAACGGGGGAGTATCCGTCGCGCTGCGCCCGTCATCACGGGGACTGACGACGGTCCTCCGGGCGCAGCGGCCCGTCCGGGAGACCGGCGGGCGGAGAGACCCGGGTCCATCACGCGACCCTGGAGAACCCCCTCATGACCGTCTCCCCCACGATCTGGATCCTCACGATCGTCCTGATCGTCGGCCTGCTGGCCTTCGACTACATCTTCCACGTGCGCAAGGCGCACATCCCCACGATCCGCGAGGCGGCGATCTGGTCCGCCATCTACGTGGGCGTCGCCCTGCTGTTCGGCGTGGGCGTGTTCGTCCTCGGCGACAGCACCATGGGCACCGAGTACTTCGCCGGGTACGTCACCGAGAAGGCCCTCTCGGTGGACAACCTCTTCGTGTTCCTCGTGATCATGAGCGCGTTCTCCGTGCCTCGCGAGGACCAGCAGAAGGTGCTGCTGTTCGGCATCACCTTCGCGATCATCGCCCGCACCGGCATGATCCTGGCGGGCGCCGCCGCGATCGAGGCCTTCGCCTGGGCGTTCTACATCTTCGGCG encodes the following:
- a CDS encoding mismatch-specific DNA-glycosylase, with product MNARRPSPLAGRRPTRQELAAFATEDPDAIDDVLPDPEHGETLRLLIVGINPGLWTAAVNAPFARPGNRFWPSLHRAGLTARAVDASYGLDPADERDLRERGIGITNLLGRATARADELGREELREAGRRLVARMDTLRPRTVAIAGITAFRLAYDLPRARLGRQDPALVPGWPAEVALHVVPQPSGLNAHATVDSLAEDWRAVADSAGVRRANGA
- a CDS encoding Vms1/Ankzf1 family peptidyl-tRNA hydrolase yields the protein MKLPWLTPVLDRHGPLVSVHLDTTRTDPSAASELEARWAQMRSRLAADGTPSALLAEIEESVLTPSPLGGRHGRSVFASDDGILVDRVLPAPPLHESAHRGEFPQLLPLLQLIPFAVSQLLVVVDRAGADLHLRAPENPSIAHGPNGLGEDATVEGGHDVLHKASVGGGPQHGWRADNFEARVEDSWERNADAVAEAVERVLRTRNVDMVMVSGDVRALGLLRDALGRETRERLIEVSGGSRGAPLDRGPFREEIGRATEEFIAGRQRDLAERFHESQARDGASVGGAAEVSQALARGQVEELVFVSGHEPAGIEELLRAALATDAAVSALREETARIPEGVGALLRWRDGTTPSNSIGSMSGDSRRE
- a CDS encoding YeiH family protein, with the protein product MSAAERTGAAASAAAGHGTAAVTGTAEGTGTGDGTGGAPSPRAGLGWTAAGLVIVVGLAGLVSVLTDQVPALTEGTGFGRIARSIEYPVYAIALGFAANAVLSVTGVRRRMAAAFRTELFIKVGLVLLGASVNFAVVVRAAGPAVLQAVLLITVVFAFTWWFAGLLGVDDRLRALLASALSICGVSAAVAAAGAVEAKKEQLAYTATLVIVFAVPAIFLLPWLAGLMGLSPAVTGAWIGGNIDTTAAVTAAGAVAGEQPLQIASIVKVTQNALLGVVAVLLTLYFSVKVAGDAAGGARRFGDRRSLAMLWQRFPKFVLGFLLASVVATVLAESMPAALLEPRQDAAKELQVWALTLAFVSIGLEFDAGSIKEAGWKPIAVFAAATLVNLVVGLGLAVLLFRGFTF
- a CDS encoding thymidine kinase, whose translation is MRCADAGCLHVIAGPMFAGKTEELLRRVHRAQLAGLHVEVVGHRLDDRGGAGRLSTHAGRSSPARMLADAAQLRETMAGARPDLLALDEAQFFGPALVPVLEELLERGIDVVVAGLCVTYEGEPFAPLPALMASAEEVVKLTAVCTVCGADAAFHVRLVQDGAEALRATAEQVGGAESYQARCRGHRVADR